CTATCCGACACCCCAGCAGTTTTCTGGCTTGATGAAAAGCGTGCGCACGACCGCGAAATGATTAAGAAAGTACAGAAGTACCTAAAGGACCATAATACGGAAGGCCTCGATCTTCGGATTATGGATATTGAAGCAGCCATGACGTACACTTTGGAAAGAATACGAAAAGGACAGGATACTATTTCAGTCTCAGGCAATGTATTGCGGGATTACCTTACCGATCTCTTCCCGATCCTGGAACTCGGAACATCCGCTAAAATGCTTTCAATCGTACCATTGATGAATGGTGGCGGTTTGTTTGAAACCGGCGCCGGCGGTTCTGCACCGAAACATGTAGAACAGTTTACTGAAGAAGGTTACCTTCGTTGGGATTCTTTGGGCGAATTCATGGCGTTGCAAGCCAGTTTAGAGCACCTTTCGCAGACACAAAAAAACCAAAAGGCACAGGTCCTCGCCGATGCGTTGGATGTAGCCAATGAGAAATTCCTTGCGAATGACAAATCACCCGCCAGAAAAGTAGGTTCCATCGACAACCGTGGTTCTCATTTCTACCTTACGATGTATTGGGCAGAAGCTTTGGCTAACCAGACGGCTGACGCACAACTTGCGGCCATCTTCGCTCCGGTAGCTGACGCCTTGAAAGAAAATGAAGAAAAAATCAATCAGGAGTTAATCGAAGCGCAAAGCAAGCCCCAGGAAATTGGCGGATATTATCACCCAAATACTGAAAAAACTTACGCTGCAATGCGCCCATCGCAAATCTTCAACAACATCATTGCGTCTTTGTAAAGACACCTATGCTTATTAAATTCAAAAACTTTCCGTAATAATTGCGGAAAGTTTTTTAATGTTGGATCTGTAAAGTCAATCGACCAACGACAGAATTAGCCTAAACAAAAACTCCCCTGAAATACAGAGGAGTTTTTTTTATCTTTAATCTAAAGCATTTTAAGATTGTTCACTTCAAGGTCGGTAAGGATTCGCCAGTGCCCACGCTTGATGTTCTTCTTCGTGAGGCCTGCAAACATCACGCGGTCCAGCGCTTCCACCTCATAGCCAAGCTTCTGGAAGATCCTGCGCACCACCCTGTTCCAGCCGATGTGTATTTCAACACCGATTTCATTTTTCGGTTTACCGTCAATGTAAGAAATGCTGTCAACCTGCGCTATTCCTTCTTCAAGACGAATTCCTTCTGCAATTGCGTTCAGATCCGCACGATCCAGCTTTCTATCAAGGGTGACATGATAGATTTTTTTCATGTTGAATGAAGGGTGCGTGAGTTTTTTAGTCATGTGACCATCATTGGTCAGTAGAATGACTCCGGTTGTTGATCTGTCGAGTCTTCCTACTGGGAAAAGCCTGTATGGGGATGCGTTTGCTACCAGATCCATTACGGTTTTCCTGGCTTTTTCGTCTTTGGTAGTAGATATGTAGCCTTTTGGTTTATTCAACAGCACATAGACGGGTTTCTCTGGTGTGATGCCTTGTCCGTCGAAAACTACGCGGTCTGTTTTCTGTACCTGATAGCCCATTTCGGTTACCACCTGCCCGTTTACCTGTACCAAGCCTTGGGTGATGAGTTCATCTGCCTCACGACGGCTACAGATGCCAGAATTAGCGATGTATTTATTTAAACGTATCGACTCTTTGTTGGTGTCTTTGGCTATTTTTTCAAACCTTCTTTTCTGTACGAATGCCCTGGTACGGTCATCATTATCGCGCTCGAAAGGCTTGTTGCCTTTCTTAGGACTAAATTTGCGGTCGCCATTATCGTATTTATCACGACTGTCAAAGGATTTACCGGTTTTTTTAGTCGTACGGCGTGTAGGTTTATCAAAGGATTTCTCGAAGGCTTTTGCTTCAGATTGCGAAAGCAACCTTGGGGTCCTGGTCTTTGCCGTGGATTTCTTCTCAGTATCTTCATTGCGGGCAGCACGGGGCCGCGAAGTGGCAGGTTTTGCACTTCCGGCATTTGATATTTTAGAAATTCTTGGTTTTTTGGGTTTTCCGTTACTGTTTCTGTCTCGGCTCATGATCTGAAAAAATTTCTGCAAAGATAAGCATTATCAATAACAAAGGTAACTATTGTATCATGGCAGACTACATCCTGTACATAATCCCGTCAAGCAGCATGGCTATGATCCCGATAAACACCCAGATCCTTAGTATATTCAGGGCTATAAAATTGTTCTTCTTTATCTTGTTCAGTAAAAGGTAAATGATGAATACCAAAACGAAAAGGCCTGTGGTAAAGTAATGATGTAATATACGTTGGTCATCGGCAAAAGCTACAATTACAGCAGCGCTTCCCATTGCAAAGATGGCCAGGCAAACGGCAATGTTCCTGGCCGCACGGGTGCCAAAGTAGTTCGGAATGGTGACGTAACCGAACATTTTATCCGCATTTCTGGTAAGAATATCTTTAATCAAGTCTATAATCAGTAATACTAAAAAAAGGAACACCGCCATCACAAAAAGCTGCCCGGAGAAAGTTTTATAATATACCATCATCCCAAAAAAAGGGTACAGCGTAAGGCTTACAAAACATAAATTATTGATTATCAATAATTTACTGAGTTTATGGCTGTAAAACCACATAAAGAACTGGTACACCAAGAAGAAAATAAAAACCCGGCCCGATATAAGCAACGAAATACTTAAAGACAATAGAAAAAGCGTCAGGTAGGCATACAAAAAGTATTTTTGTTTCAGAAAGCGCTGTAACTTGCTTCGGAAAGGTTTCGTCAGTTGGTCCTTTTCCCGGTCATAAAACTGGTTGATGATGCCGCCTGCCAGAATGCTAAGTACCGTACAGAAAATAATGCCGTGTACCTTGAAATCAAAGACAAACTCACGTAAACTTTCTTCTTCATTAAACAGGAAAAAGGTGGACACATACAGCGCGAAAGTCAGCAACATGGCCACAAAAATCCTGGCTCCCAAAAGAAAAGCTGTAAGTTGTGAAATTCTGTAAAAAAGTGGATTTTTCATTCTGTAAGCCGAAGAAAGCAGTTGAATTGTCCCGACCTGAATGTTAAAACCTGTAAATTACTTCTTTTTGAAATCCGGAAAGCATTTTTTCCGCTTTGTCATAATCGCGTGTGAAACCTAAAATGTAGCCTCCGCCCCCACTGCCACACAGTTTCAGGTAGTAAGCATTGGTGTCGAGGCCTTTTTTCCAAATATTATAAATACTCTCCGGAATCATCGGCTTAAAGTGTTCATACGCCCAAACCGACAGGTTTTTTAAATTCCGGAACAGCGGCGTCATTTCTTTCTTCAAAAAAGCGTCAATACAGGCATTGTTGTATCGTATAAACTCTTCTTTTAAAGTCTTGCGGAAGCCTTCCGTCTTCATTTTTTCAAAGAAAATCTGTACCATAGGGCCGGTTTCTCCCGTAATGCCAGAATCTATAAGAAAAATAGCGCCTTTACCTTCTTTGCCTTGAGGGATGGCAACGCGGTCAACATTCTCGCGGTTTTCAATTAAAATAGGCAGATTCATATAACAAATCAGTGGATCAATACCTGAACTTTTGCCATGAAAATAGCTTTCAAGTGTGCCAAAGACTTTCTTAAGATCCTTTAGTTCGTCTTTTGAAATATTTTCAGGCACATATTTTTTCAATGAATATCTCTCGAAAATAGCAGCGACCAACGCCCCTGAACTTCCTACGCCATAACCCTGCGGAATGTTTGAATCAAAGAAAAGTCCGTTTTCAATATCTTGCTTGAACCGCGCAGTGTCCAAACCAAAATTCTCCGGAAGTCTTAGGTCTTTAAGGTAATCGCAATATCTCGCCAAGGAAATATTTGATTTCTTTTCGAAATCTTCCGTAAGGTCAGAAAATTTCAGGGCACCTTTATAAAAACTGTAGGGCAAGGTCAACCCCTGGGAGTCTTCGATGATTCCGTATTCACCGAACAGCAGGATTTTGGCGTAAAATAAAGGATTGGTCATGGTTTAATTAATCTATTGAGATCCTGTTGCAAAATTACAAAAAATCTGCTATAATTTCTGATGAATCAAAAATGCAGCCAATCCTGATTAAGACTTAGTTTTGGATACAGATACTTTTAGGAAACGTATAAGTACCAGACCGACAAAGAAAAACACAGACATAGATAAAGCCGAAAACCGCATATTATGGTACTTTTCGATCATCGTAGCAAAAATAAAAGTTCCTAAAATAATCGCTAGTTTTTCAAGAACATCATAAAAACTAAAGAAAGTGGTGTTATCCATCGAATTTTCGGGTAGCAACTTTGAATAGGTTGAACGCGACATGGCCTGCAAACCGCCCATTACCAGACCGATAATCGCTGCAATGCCATAAAACTGATATTCTACGTTCGGGTTTTCTTTGTTCAGATAATATGCGGATAGACAAGCTACGATCCACAAAATAATCGCAATTGAAATTACATTTTTATTACCAATCGCCCGTGAAAGACGCGAGAAAATAAGCGCGCCGATAATCGCTTCAATCTGTATAAGCAGTAAAGTGAGGATCAGTTTGTCTTGTGCGAGATTAATTTCACTTTTACCAAAAAGCGTCGCCATTAAAAAAATGGTCTGCATCCCCACACTATAAAAAAAGAAACTGGAGAGAAAAAACTTTAAGTTGCGGTCAGCAAAAAGCGTATGTCCGACCTTGAAGAGTTCATTGAAACTTTCCTTTACGACATCTTTGTAAAAACTGATATTATCCTTCAAAACTTCCCAAAAACCACCCTGCTCCGCGTGTTTCTTAAAGATGTTTTTGTAGTTCAGCAATACCAGATCTTTAGGTAACTGCTTATGAACAGTACCGAACTGCGGCAGATGTTTAAATGTATATTGCGAGAAACCAAACCACCATGCACCAGTTAATAAGAAAGAAATACGGGTGTAAAGCTTCGCTTCTTCGGGTGTTTTTGCCAATACCTGAATCAAGATTAAACAGATGACTACCAATACCACAGATCCGATGTAACCGTACACATACCCCTTGGCCGAAAGTGCATCTTGCTTATCGCGCGTGGCAATATCCGGAAGGAATGAATTATAGAACACCAAGCTGCCCCAAAAACCTACACTTGCCGTAATACTGAACAAAAGCCCGAGAAAAACGTTCTGCATCCCTGTAAACATCGCCAGTCCCATGCATGAAGTGGCACCAAGATAACAGAAGAACTGTAAGAAAGATTTCTTATTACCAATGGTATCCGCAAGCGACGACAGAATCGGCGACAACAGTACTACAATAAGAAACGAGATAGTCAGTGAATAGCCATAGATCGCGTCTGGCTGATACTGCTTGCCGAAAATGGTAATCATGTGGCGTACTGGCACCTTGATCCACTGCCCAGTCTGCTGTACATATTCTGTCTTTTCCGTTGCCGTAGTTAAAATAGAATAATATATCGGGAAAATGGTAGAGGTAATTACCAGCGAATACACCGAGTTTGCCCAGTCATAGAAAGACCATGCTTTCATTATTTTAGGGTTGTTTTTGATTTCCGGTGTGTTCAGACGGTCGTTTTCGGGCATTGCTTCTGAGATTTTAATGAACAAAAATAAAAAAACCATTAAGAACATGATGAAATTTCCATGAATATTCTTAATGGTTAAAGGAAAATAATTGGGTAATTACTGTACGTTCTCGATA
This DNA window, taken from Chryseobacterium sp. 6424, encodes the following:
- a CDS encoding pseudouridine synthase yields the protein MSRDRNSNGKPKKPRISKISNAGSAKPATSRPRAARNEDTEKKSTAKTRTPRLLSQSEAKAFEKSFDKPTRRTTKKTGKSFDSRDKYDNGDRKFSPKKGNKPFERDNDDRTRAFVQKRRFEKIAKDTNKESIRLNKYIANSGICSRREADELITQGLVQVNGQVVTEMGYQVQKTDRVVFDGQGITPEKPVYVLLNKPKGYISTTKDEKARKTVMDLVANASPYRLFPVGRLDRSTTGVILLTNDGHMTKKLTHPSFNMKKIYHVTLDRKLDRADLNAIAEGIRLEEGIAQVDSISYIDGKPKNEIGVEIHIGWNRVVRRIFQKLGYEVEALDRVMFAGLTKKNIKRGHWRILTDLEVNNLKML
- a CDS encoding UbiA family prenyltransferase; this encodes MKNPLFYRISQLTAFLLGARIFVAMLLTFALYVSTFFLFNEEESLREFVFDFKVHGIIFCTVLSILAGGIINQFYDREKDQLTKPFRSKLQRFLKQKYFLYAYLTLFLLSLSISLLISGRVFIFFLVYQFFMWFYSHKLSKLLIINNLCFVSLTLYPFFGMMVYYKTFSGQLFVMAVFLFLVLLIIDLIKDILTRNADKMFGYVTIPNYFGTRAARNIAVCLAIFAMGSAAVIVAFADDQRILHHYFTTGLFVLVFIIYLLLNKIKKNNFIALNILRIWVFIGIIAMLLDGIMYRM
- a CDS encoding mevalonate kinase — protein: MTNPLFYAKILLFGEYGIIEDSQGLTLPYSFYKGALKFSDLTEDFEKKSNISLARYCDYLKDLRLPENFGLDTARFKQDIENGLFFDSNIPQGYGVGSSGALVAAIFERYSLKKYVPENISKDELKDLKKVFGTLESYFHGKSSGIDPLICYMNLPILIENRENVDRVAIPQGKEGKGAIFLIDSGITGETGPMVQIFFEKMKTEGFRKTLKEEFIRYNNACIDAFLKKEMTPLFRNLKNLSVWAYEHFKPMIPESIYNIWKKGLDTNAYYLKLCGSGGGGYILGFTRDYDKAEKMLSGFQKEVIYRF
- a CDS encoding MFS transporter codes for the protein MPENDRLNTPEIKNNPKIMKAWSFYDWANSVYSLVITSTIFPIYYSILTTATEKTEYVQQTGQWIKVPVRHMITIFGKQYQPDAIYGYSLTISFLIVVLLSPILSSLADTIGNKKSFLQFFCYLGATSCMGLAMFTGMQNVFLGLLFSITASVGFWGSLVFYNSFLPDIATRDKQDALSAKGYVYGYIGSVVLVVICLILIQVLAKTPEEAKLYTRISFLLTGAWWFGFSQYTFKHLPQFGTVHKQLPKDLVLLNYKNIFKKHAEQGGFWEVLKDNISFYKDVVKESFNELFKVGHTLFADRNLKFFLSSFFFYSVGMQTIFLMATLFGKSEINLAQDKLILTLLLIQIEAIIGALIFSRLSRAIGNKNVISIAIILWIVACLSAYYLNKENPNVEYQFYGIAAIIGLVMGGLQAMSRSTYSKLLPENSMDNTTFFSFYDVLEKLAIILGTFIFATMIEKYHNMRFSALSMSVFFFVGLVLIRFLKVSVSKTKS